In Chitinophaga nivalis, a single genomic region encodes these proteins:
- a CDS encoding Ig-like domain-containing protein, producing the protein MKHHFYFFKSISLLILFLCLCAGKMWAQTYATSQTNGTTGLCLLCSVSNPDNAIKNDNLTDYSAFNIPVGLLGVTVYQSLIFPAASIAGCDSLIVGVGNGGSLLAINLLAGVSVQTFNGSIANPDSVSLNSNNVRILGSNQGEVILKPAGKFDRVKITLSSSILGLLTGFRIYYAYHKPVVPVPAGTDSITICAGSSTALTATIAPGSSLYWYNAATGGTLLYNGNNYTVSPATTTTYYAEARAAGCVSTRKAVKVIVHPRPAKPVYSVPQDYVCGSTTLQVSNHTPGNNYVVNIHFVPLGRAPFDTAYTVVNNNLITTPVVVFGAGGEGYVNIQAVHPVTGCKSDTAKGILVYGISAKIPTVNADSLTICKGDTATFIASNEVVDLVQFLWYDAPQGGNLLYTGSTYKVSPAVTTTYYVAAKFNCEFPTRKAVKVIVKKLPDPIYTVPQGIVCGSVNTQITNHQPGYHYRISIRNLLNGTLLRDTSFSAVNTANITLPAFLSLYPTNALIFIQAIDPVTTCRSDTARMAYIQGSFAALPNVDADTINSCKGTDTTLHAYVPGFTTALIYWYTAPAGGTLLYTGNYYKVRPASSTTYYVTAGGHCEYPKRRPVRVNVLTCPAPMPAAKAVAPTARRLKIFPNPNEGTIAFGNDHWSGSLLIIRDNQGREVQREVISSNTVRIKATLPNGAYFIQVITREKQAYSTQMILLR; encoded by the coding sequence ATGAAGCATCATTTTTACTTTTTCAAAAGTATCTCCCTGCTTATTCTTTTCCTGTGCCTGTGTGCCGGGAAAATGTGGGCACAGACTTATGCCACCAGCCAGACCAATGGCACTACAGGACTATGTTTACTCTGCAGTGTATCCAATCCCGACAATGCCATCAAAAACGATAACCTCACGGATTATAGCGCTTTCAATATTCCTGTGGGGTTATTAGGTGTCACGGTTTATCAGTCCCTGATATTTCCGGCAGCCAGCATAGCTGGTTGCGATTCCCTGATCGTAGGGGTGGGCAATGGGGGTTCGTTGCTCGCCATCAATCTGCTGGCGGGCGTGAGTGTACAGACGTTTAATGGGAGTATTGCCAACCCTGATTCGGTATCACTTAACAGTAATAATGTCCGTATACTTGGCAGCAATCAGGGAGAAGTAATCCTGAAGCCTGCCGGTAAATTTGATCGGGTGAAAATAACGTTGAGTAGTAGTATACTCGGTCTGTTAACGGGCTTTCGTATTTACTACGCCTATCATAAGCCAGTGGTGCCGGTACCTGCCGGAACCGACAGTATCACCATCTGTGCCGGCAGTAGTACTGCCCTCACCGCTACGATAGCGCCGGGGAGCAGCCTTTACTGGTACAACGCCGCCACCGGAGGTACTTTATTATATAACGGGAATAATTATACCGTAAGCCCGGCTACGACTACTACCTATTACGCGGAAGCACGCGCTGCAGGATGTGTCAGTACACGGAAGGCCGTGAAAGTGATCGTGCATCCCAGGCCGGCAAAACCTGTTTACAGTGTACCTCAGGATTATGTATGTGGCAGTACAACCCTCCAGGTATCCAACCATACACCGGGAAATAATTACGTAGTCAATATACACTTTGTGCCGCTGGGGCGGGCGCCTTTTGATACGGCTTATACGGTAGTGAATAATAACCTGATCACCACACCCGTGGTGGTATTTGGAGCAGGTGGAGAGGGATATGTCAATATACAGGCCGTGCATCCTGTTACCGGCTGTAAATCCGATACAGCAAAAGGTATCCTCGTGTATGGTATATCCGCGAAGATACCCACAGTGAATGCCGACAGTCTCACTATCTGCAAAGGGGATACCGCTACTTTCATTGCTTCCAATGAAGTGGTGGACCTGGTGCAGTTTTTATGGTATGATGCGCCTCAGGGCGGGAATTTATTATATACCGGTTCCACTTACAAGGTAAGTCCGGCTGTTACGACGACCTATTATGTAGCAGCAAAATTCAACTGTGAGTTTCCAACCCGAAAAGCGGTTAAAGTGATCGTGAAAAAATTGCCGGACCCGATCTATACTGTGCCGCAAGGCATTGTATGCGGCAGTGTGAATACACAGATCACGAATCATCAGCCAGGCTATCATTACCGGATAAGCATCCGCAATCTATTGAATGGTACCTTGCTGCGGGATACCTCATTCAGCGCAGTCAATACCGCAAATATCACCTTGCCGGCATTCCTCAGCCTGTATCCGACGAATGCCCTGATATTTATACAGGCGATCGATCCGGTTACTACCTGCAGGTCAGATACCGCGAGGATGGCTTATATACAAGGGAGCTTTGCGGCTTTACCTAACGTAGACGCAGATACGATTAATAGCTGTAAAGGCACCGATACCACCTTGCATGCCTATGTACCTGGTTTTACCACGGCACTGATCTATTGGTATACAGCGCCTGCCGGCGGTACTTTATTATATACCGGCAATTATTACAAAGTAAGGCCAGCCAGTAGTACTACGTATTATGTAACGGCAGGCGGACATTGCGAATATCCGAAACGCAGGCCTGTCAGGGTAAATGTGCTTACCTGTCCGGCACCGATGCCTGCTGCGAAAGCTGTTGCACCAACAGCCCGGCGGTTAAAGATATTTCCGAATCCCAATGAAGGAACGATTGCCTTTGGGAATGATCATTGGAGTGGTAGTTTACTCATTATCCGCGATAACCAGGGGAGAGAGGTACAGCGGGAAGTTATCAGCAGCAATACAGTACGAATAAAAGCAACGCTCCCGAATGGTGCTTATTTTATACAGGTGATTACCCGGGAAAAACAAGCCTATAGTACACAGATGATACTGCTGCGATAA
- a CDS encoding amidohydrolase family protein translates to MAQQSISRKDFIKSSSILVAGGSSMLLGSRAAAAAPEETTTTPAMAGKTFTLKNVRLETGFSYEEGEVSGTLTGLFTIDIQEGKIKAILPNNPQAKAIDAKGYLMLPAFKEMHIHLDKTFYGLPWKAHLKKNKSVKDMIAYEQQVIPELLKTSTARSELLIELLQSRGSNFARSHVNIEPTSKLDSLKNLQRALENKKDSFAAELVAFPQHGIYYTQSEQLMKEAAKMDIDFIGGLDPASIDGSIEKSMDFVVQLALDHHKGIDIHLHEGGESGLKTVEYLIDKVNENPVLKGKTFISHCFVLAKLEAPKLQEVAEKLAHAQMGVISTIPFGNTIMPIPTLYKYGVDVRAGNDCIIDHWNTFGSGSVLHKANLMAQLYGYRTEFDLSRALKLATHNVLPLDDKGKRQWPNVGDNADLVLLEASCSAEAVSRISPVKSLIHRGNIVF, encoded by the coding sequence ATGGCGCAACAATCAATTTCCCGCAAAGATTTTATAAAAAGTTCTTCTATCCTGGTAGCAGGTGGCAGCAGTATGTTGCTGGGTAGCCGGGCAGCGGCAGCCGCTCCGGAGGAAACCACCACCACGCCGGCTATGGCAGGTAAAACATTTACCTTGAAAAACGTGCGGCTGGAAACTGGTTTTAGCTATGAAGAAGGAGAGGTAAGCGGTACGCTGACCGGGTTGTTTACCATAGACATTCAGGAGGGGAAAATAAAGGCGATCCTGCCCAATAACCCGCAGGCAAAGGCGATTGATGCAAAAGGATACTTGATGCTGCCTGCATTTAAGGAAATGCATATCCACCTGGATAAAACTTTTTATGGACTTCCATGGAAGGCGCACCTGAAAAAAAACAAATCCGTGAAGGATATGATTGCCTACGAGCAACAGGTGATTCCCGAATTGCTGAAAACATCTACCGCCCGTTCTGAACTGCTCATTGAGCTGCTGCAATCCCGCGGTTCCAACTTTGCCAGAAGCCATGTCAATATTGAACCAACGTCGAAGCTGGATTCCTTAAAAAATCTGCAGCGGGCGCTGGAAAATAAAAAAGATTCTTTTGCCGCAGAACTGGTGGCGTTTCCCCAGCACGGTATCTATTATACCCAGTCGGAACAACTGATGAAAGAAGCCGCCAAAATGGATATAGATTTCATCGGTGGATTGGATCCCGCTTCTATCGACGGCAGTATTGAGAAGAGCATGGATTTCGTTGTACAATTGGCACTGGACCACCATAAGGGGATTGATATTCACCTGCATGAAGGCGGAGAGTCCGGTCTGAAAACCGTGGAGTACCTCATTGATAAGGTCAACGAAAACCCGGTGTTGAAAGGTAAAACGTTTATCAGCCATTGTTTTGTGCTGGCTAAACTGGAAGCGCCGAAACTGCAGGAGGTAGCGGAAAAGCTGGCCCATGCTCAAATGGGCGTGATATCCACCATTCCGTTTGGAAACACCATCATGCCAATTCCAACCCTGTATAAATATGGGGTAGATGTACGTGCCGGTAATGATTGTATTATAGATCACTGGAATACTTTCGGTTCCGGCAGCGTTTTACACAAAGCCAATCTGATGGCGCAGTTGTACGGTTACCGTACGGAGTTCGATCTGTCGAGAGCCCTGAAACTGGCTACCCATAACGTGTTGCCCCTGGATGACAAAGGTAAACGGCAATGGCCCAACGTAGGGGACAACGCCGACCTGGTATTGCTGGAGGCGAGTTGTTCTGCGGAGGCAGTATCCCGTATTTCACCGGTTAAGTCACTGATCCATCGGGGTAATATTGTATTCTGA
- a CDS encoding amidohydrolase family protein, whose amino-acid sequence MRTLLLALLSLLPLTFYAQSPASQSWALVGARVYTSPGQPPIEHGVVIIENGKITAAGSSKQVKVPAQLKVLDCTGQVLMAGFWNSHVHFIEPLWEPADSLPVARLNQQMINMITGYGFTHVFDLASLNYPNLRALRARVTSGEVDGPAILTVGVPFVPPNGTPFYVRPLKLHEISQPTDAAAFVKKQLQAGADGIKMWSASPDGHQAVPMPLEVVKAASAAAHQFHKPVFAHPTADTGWRIAVAGGVDVLAHPAPDGYIPWSEADIRLLRQHQVALIPTLKLYKWELEKNGVPVADNPLMTTALQQVGAYAKAGGEILFGTDVGYVSDYTIADEYTLLAAAGLSFDQIFTALTTAPAKRFGMAQHSGRIAKGMDADLVVLKADPHTDIRHFSDVAYTIRNGKIIYRSDKK is encoded by the coding sequence ATGAGAACATTATTGCTCGCTTTACTGTCGCTACTGCCCCTGACCTTTTATGCACAATCTCCTGCCTCTCAAAGCTGGGCATTGGTCGGCGCCCGTGTATATACTTCCCCCGGCCAGCCGCCTATTGAGCATGGCGTAGTCATTATCGAAAACGGTAAAATTACGGCCGCCGGCAGCAGCAAACAGGTGAAAGTACCGGCACAGCTAAAAGTGCTGGACTGTACAGGCCAGGTGCTGATGGCTGGCTTCTGGAATAGCCATGTACACTTTATTGAACCATTGTGGGAGCCGGCGGATAGTTTGCCCGTGGCGCGCCTCAATCAACAAATGATCAACATGATCACTGGCTATGGCTTTACCCATGTATTTGACCTGGCATCACTGAACTATCCCAACCTGCGGGCCCTCCGTGCCCGGGTGACGTCCGGTGAAGTAGATGGTCCGGCTATTCTTACCGTAGGGGTGCCTTTCGTTCCGCCGAACGGTACACCTTTTTATGTACGGCCACTGAAATTGCATGAAATCAGTCAGCCAACTGATGCCGCCGCCTTTGTAAAAAAACAGTTGCAGGCAGGTGCGGATGGCATCAAAATGTGGTCGGCTTCTCCGGACGGTCATCAGGCCGTACCGATGCCGCTGGAAGTGGTAAAGGCGGCCAGCGCTGCTGCACACCAGTTCCACAAACCCGTTTTCGCACATCCGACTGCCGATACGGGATGGCGTATAGCCGTTGCCGGTGGTGTGGACGTACTGGCACATCCGGCGCCGGACGGTTATATTCCCTGGAGTGAAGCCGACATCCGGCTGTTACGCCAGCATCAGGTGGCCCTCATTCCTACTTTAAAACTCTATAAATGGGAATTGGAAAAAAATGGCGTGCCGGTGGCGGATAATCCACTCATGACCACGGCCCTGCAACAGGTAGGCGCCTATGCCAAAGCGGGTGGGGAAATCCTGTTTGGCACCGATGTAGGGTATGTTTCAGACTATACTATCGCTGACGAATATACGTTATTGGCTGCCGCCGGTCTCAGCTTCGATCAGATCTTCACCGCCCTGACCACCGCCCCTGCCAAACGTTTTGGAATGGCACAACATAGCGGCCGTATTGCCAAAGGCATGGATGCAGATCTGGTTGTACTGAAAGCGGATCCGCATACAGACATCCGCCACTTTTCGGACGTAGCCTATACCATCCGTAACGGCAAAATTATCTATCGCAGCGATAAAAAATAA
- a CDS encoding RNA polymerase sigma factor, producing MQWTGIVAGKVLFDACSGFCLETKLVLYFYKNYQPPHHMFNENLVIPKILQGDMQAFGQLVEEYKQLVFYVTDKLISDKAAVEDISQEVFIKVFKKLASFDYRSRLSTWIASIAYRTALNYLRDHRKGVVTDLGPPAENFYFTEETPEMLLTKKDAAAYLNRLVAQLPLTYRTVLTLFHLNEFSYQEIAAVMDIPEGTVKNYLFRARKLLAAKLKLYLNPDEYGRSFR from the coding sequence GTGCAATGGACGGGTATAGTTGCAGGAAAAGTATTATTTGATGCCTGCAGCGGTTTTTGTTTAGAAACAAAACTTGTCCTATATTTCTATAAGAATTATCAACCGCCCCACCATATGTTTAATGAGAACCTTGTTATCCCGAAAATATTACAGGGCGATATGCAGGCCTTCGGGCAACTGGTAGAGGAATACAAGCAGTTGGTGTTTTATGTGACAGATAAATTGATAAGTGATAAAGCCGCCGTAGAAGATATTTCTCAGGAAGTGTTCATAAAAGTATTTAAAAAATTAGCTAGCTTTGATTATCGGTCAAGGCTATCTACCTGGATTGCCAGCATAGCCTACAGAACCGCGCTTAACTATTTAAGAGATCATAGAAAAGGTGTTGTCACGGATTTAGGCCCTCCGGCAGAAAACTTTTATTTTACAGAGGAAACGCCGGAAATGTTGCTGACAAAGAAAGATGCCGCTGCTTATTTGAATCGCCTGGTTGCACAATTGCCTTTAACCTACAGAACAGTACTGACGCTATTTCACCTGAATGAGTTTTCTTACCAGGAAATAGCAGCGGTGATGGATATACCGGAGGGTACTGTAAAGAATTATCTTTTCAGGGCACGGAAACTGCTCGCCGCTAAACTTAAACTTTATCTTAATCCTGATGAATATGGAAGATCATTCAGATAG
- a CDS encoding AraC family transcriptional regulator translates to MKAKDQFPILGLNAFRPALEGDSRLLYHEIQGSRLIEKPHKHDFFVFLLMEQGSGIHAIDFVDYAVTGQQIHLLFPDQVHRWELGADTMAYQLMISRRIFETFSSSLHFSFLLYQNHPVIHLAPGIFQQLLYEFKAIQQELGRGTIDWDIIHLRSQLIAQLVCREAENKFDDMLIYQAKPVLFKYHALVDAAFKEQKSVSFYADQLHITPNYLNILCKRHLHMTATSLIQNRVTLEAKRLLRASDKSVKEIAFELGFHDLAYFSNFLKSQTGISPREFRGEL, encoded by the coding sequence GTGAAAGCAAAAGATCAATTTCCGATTCTGGGGCTTAATGCGTTCCGGCCTGCACTGGAAGGGGATTCCAGATTGCTGTACCACGAAATACAGGGCAGCAGACTGATTGAAAAACCACATAAGCACGACTTCTTTGTATTCCTTTTAATGGAGCAAGGAAGTGGTATACATGCCATCGATTTTGTTGATTATGCAGTAACCGGTCAGCAGATACACCTGTTGTTCCCGGATCAGGTACATCGTTGGGAGTTAGGCGCCGATACCATGGCTTATCAACTGATGATTAGCCGGCGTATTTTTGAAACGTTTTCTTCCTCCTTACATTTCTCCTTTCTGTTATACCAGAATCATCCGGTTATTCATCTCGCACCGGGTATCTTCCAACAACTCCTGTATGAGTTTAAGGCAATACAACAGGAACTGGGCAGGGGCACCATTGACTGGGATATTATTCACCTGCGTAGTCAGCTCATTGCACAACTGGTTTGCCGGGAAGCGGAAAACAAATTTGACGACATGCTGATTTATCAGGCCAAACCGGTTTTATTCAAATATCATGCGCTGGTAGATGCGGCTTTCAAAGAACAAAAGTCGGTATCCTTTTATGCCGATCAGTTGCACATTACGCCCAACTATCTCAATATCCTTTGTAAAAGACACCTGCACATGACGGCTACCTCCCTGATCCAGAACAGGGTCACGTTGGAGGCTAAACGATTATTGCGGGCTTCCGATAAATCGGTGAAAGAGATCGCCTTTGAGCTGGGCTTCCATGACCTGGCATATTTTTCGAATTTTCTGAAAAGCCAGACCGGCATCTCACCCCGTGAATTCAGGGGGGAGTTATAA
- a CDS encoding response regulator, which yields MSIKPIKLLIVDEHALFRKILKKYLSAQPNINVLIDAPNIQEAIRKFHSAEVEELVIDVFAAAEDPKDTLDSIREVFPHIKIVVLSMCRDVSSISDLIDLGINAYVSKMDEPEELLQVIVGVSEGHIYPHRLFTEALYLNQQRSRQAYAGNIHVALTERERKVLQLLWEEKSNKEIADQIFLGVRSIEKIRQDLKEKLGVKSTVGLLKYAIDQKIIG from the coding sequence ATGTCGATCAAGCCTATTAAACTTTTGATTGTAGACGAACATGCTTTATTCAGGAAAATTTTAAAAAAATATCTTTCAGCACAACCCAACATTAATGTACTTATTGATGCACCCAACATTCAGGAGGCGATCAGGAAATTTCACTCCGCTGAGGTGGAAGAACTGGTTATAGATGTATTTGCTGCTGCAGAAGACCCGAAAGATACACTGGATAGCATACGCGAGGTATTTCCCCATATAAAGATCGTGGTACTGTCGATGTGCAGGGATGTAAGCAGTATCAGTGATCTCATAGATCTGGGAATCAATGCCTATGTCTCTAAGATGGATGAACCCGAAGAGCTGCTACAGGTCATTGTAGGCGTCTCCGAAGGACATATTTATCCGCATAGGTTATTTACGGAAGCATTGTATCTGAATCAGCAACGCAGCCGCCAGGCTTATGCCGGCAATATCCACGTAGCGCTGACAGAGCGCGAACGAAAGGTGTTGCAGCTGCTGTGGGAGGAAAAAAGTAACAAAGAAATCGCCGATCAGATTTTTTTAGGAGTCAGGTCTATCGAAAAGATCCGGCAGGACCTGAAAGAAAAATTAGGCGTTAAATCAACGGTAGGACTCCTTAAATATGCTATAGACCAAAAGATTATAGGGTAG
- a CDS encoding outer membrane beta-barrel protein yields MKARSNLLYLIVLLTSQLSVLSSYGQSNPVTYSISGTVVDSATQAILPFVTTSLKAGGNAPLKAAVSDTNGAFIFTGLQPLQYTLTVVAIGYTTKSITIDLTSATIDKMELGAVYINKKTNKLKEVTVSAFKPIIKQEADRISYDLQADPDSKSSSVMDMMRKVPYVSVGADGNILLKNNSSYKIFINGKPSGIMDTNPKEVLQSMPASTIQRIEVITNPPARYDAEGLAGIINIITNKDVKNGYNGTVNLNAKYPQGGPGIGASINARTGRFGVSAFAGGSLSFTPVTDISNTRQAFTAFPSTLTQQGTKQSDTRTGYFGTELSYEIDSIHLLAAQFNFSKNRTDGTIFQDAELTRAKANLQKYQFSNDNNNRGNSIDAAINYQRGFKHDKNRLLTFSYRYVKSANNMEDEVLFDNRVNYDYTNYQQYNRGTATEHTVQVDYAQGIKALLIEAGAKGIFRLNKSDYRYLFFNPNNGKFEVEPALSNDFINHQNVFSFYNAYTYQLREWGFKAGVRVEETVIDVDFSKANTVVKQQYFNIVPTASISRKFKDKSMLTFGFNQRIKRPGINKLNPYVDRSDPNYESTGNPELRPSTINNFMLSYGRSGKLSANVGVGFSFFRNLDLRISSYNPVTNITRTTFDNVGKGTAVTSDINLTYAVTKRWNASVNSSLVYLWMDGVSDSSLIQVNRLMYNVNITTGYRFDKGWRLSANLNITGAGIVSLQGVSNAFVSNGITLGKDLLQDRLSLAATVNNPFQAHRDNRIVTTGHNFIETNNTYEFFRTYQFILNYRFGQLKEKVKKNKRGINNDDLSNSKGGL; encoded by the coding sequence ATGAAAGCACGGTCCAACTTATTGTATCTCATTGTCCTGTTAACCAGTCAGCTATCGGTTCTTTCGTCCTATGGTCAATCCAACCCTGTTACCTACAGCATCTCAGGTACGGTCGTGGATTCGGCTACGCAGGCCATCCTGCCATTTGTAACCACCAGCCTGAAAGCCGGTGGCAACGCACCTTTGAAAGCTGCTGTCAGCGATACCAACGGCGCCTTTATTTTTACAGGACTGCAACCCTTACAGTATACCCTTACTGTAGTGGCGATTGGTTACACTACCAAATCCATCACTATTGACCTCACCAGCGCCACCATTGATAAAATGGAACTGGGTGCGGTGTATATCAACAAAAAAACAAACAAACTAAAAGAAGTAACCGTATCTGCCTTCAAACCTATCATCAAACAGGAAGCAGACCGCATCAGCTACGACCTCCAGGCAGATCCGGATAGTAAATCCAGCAGCGTCATGGACATGATGCGCAAAGTACCATATGTATCAGTAGGCGCTGATGGCAACATTTTGCTGAAAAATAATTCCAGCTACAAAATTTTCATCAACGGCAAACCTTCCGGTATCATGGATACCAACCCGAAGGAAGTATTGCAAAGCATGCCCGCCTCCACCATCCAGCGGATAGAAGTCATTACGAATCCGCCGGCCCGGTATGATGCGGAAGGATTAGCCGGTATTATCAATATCATCACCAACAAGGATGTTAAAAATGGCTATAACGGTACCGTAAACCTGAATGCGAAGTATCCTCAGGGTGGCCCGGGTATCGGCGCTTCCATCAATGCCAGAACCGGCCGTTTCGGCGTCAGCGCCTTTGCCGGCGGTAGCCTGAGCTTCACGCCTGTCACTGATATCAGCAATACCCGGCAGGCTTTCACGGCCTTCCCTTCCACCCTGACCCAGCAAGGCACCAAACAATCAGACACCAGAACCGGCTACTTCGGAACAGAACTCAGCTACGAAATAGACAGCATCCACCTCCTGGCCGCCCAGTTTAATTTCAGTAAAAACCGCACAGATGGTACTATCTTCCAGGATGCCGAACTGACACGCGCCAAGGCAAACCTGCAAAAATACCAGTTCAGCAACGACAACAATAACCGCGGCAACAGTATAGATGCTGCCATCAACTACCAACGGGGCTTTAAGCATGACAAAAACCGCCTGCTGACCTTCTCTTACCGCTATGTGAAATCGGCTAATAACATGGAAGACGAAGTGCTTTTTGACAACCGGGTTAACTATGATTACACCAACTATCAGCAGTATAATCGGGGAACAGCAACGGAACACACAGTACAGGTAGATTATGCCCAGGGTATTAAAGCACTCCTGATTGAGGCAGGCGCGAAAGGAATTTTCCGGCTGAATAAAAGCGATTACCGCTACCTGTTCTTCAACCCCAACAACGGAAAATTTGAAGTCGAACCAGCGCTCTCGAATGATTTCATCAATCATCAGAACGTATTCAGCTTCTACAACGCCTACACCTATCAACTGCGGGAATGGGGATTCAAAGCCGGCGTACGGGTAGAAGAAACCGTGATCGATGTAGATTTCAGCAAAGCAAACACCGTGGTAAAACAACAATACTTCAACATTGTACCCACAGCATCTATCAGCCGCAAATTCAAGGATAAGAGCATGCTCACCTTCGGATTCAACCAACGGATCAAACGCCCCGGCATCAATAAACTGAATCCTTATGTAGACCGTTCTGATCCCAATTATGAATCAACCGGAAATCCGGAACTGCGGCCTTCCACGATCAACAACTTTATGCTGAGTTACGGCCGGTCCGGAAAATTATCCGCCAACGTGGGCGTAGGCTTTTCCTTCTTCCGGAATCTGGATCTCCGCATCTCTTCCTATAATCCGGTTACCAATATCACCCGGACTACTTTCGACAACGTAGGTAAAGGGACTGCTGTAACCAGCGATATCAATCTTACCTATGCCGTCACCAAACGCTGGAACGCCAGTGTCAACAGCAGCCTGGTGTATTTATGGATGGACGGTGTGAGCGACAGTAGCCTGATTCAGGTTAATCGCCTGATGTATAATGTCAATATCACCACCGGCTATCGCTTCGATAAAGGCTGGCGCCTCAGTGCCAACCTCAATATTACCGGCGCCGGCATCGTGTCTTTACAAGGCGTTTCCAATGCTTTTGTCAGCAATGGCATCACCCTCGGAAAAGACCTCCTGCAGGACAGACTGTCACTGGCCGCCACTGTCAACAACCCTTTCCAGGCACACCGGGATAACCGCATCGTGACCACGGGGCATAATTTTATAGAAACCAACAATACCTACGAATTCTTCCGCACCTATCAATTCATCCTGAATTATCGGTTCGGACAACTGAAAGAAAAGGTAAAGAAAAATAAAAGAGGTATCAACAACGATGATCTGTCGAACAGCAAAGGAGGACTCTAA